A region from the Pelobates fuscus isolate aPelFus1 chromosome 3, aPelFus1.pri, whole genome shotgun sequence genome encodes:
- the MCM7 gene encoding DNA replication licensing factor MCM7, translated as MPRDYLAEKEKCKTFLQEFYKDDEFGKKHFKYGTQLTNIAHREQVSLYIDLDDLAEEDPELVDSICENTRRYTNLFADAVHELLPQYKEKEVINKDALDVYIEHRLMVEQRGRDPNEIRDAQNQYPPELMRRFELYFKAPSSAKARVVRDVKADSIGKLVTVRGIVTRVTEVKPMMVVATYTCDQCGAETYQPIQSPTFMPIIMCPSKECQTNRSGGRLYLQTRGSKFIKFQEVKIQEHSDQVPVGNIPRCMSVFVKGENTRLTQPGDHVSITGVFLPMLKTGFRQVVQGLLSETYMEAHCLVRMNKTEDDELGTEELSEEELRQITEEDFYEKLAASIAPEIYGHEDVKKALLLLLVGGVDHSPRGMKIRGNINICLMGDPGVAKSQLLSYIDRLAPRSQYTTGRGSSGVGLTAAVMKDQVTGEMTLEGGALVLADQGVCCIDEFDKMMDSDRTAIHEVMEQQTISIAKAGIMTSLNARCSILAAANPAYGRYNPKKTIEQNIQLPAALLSRFDLLWLIQDKPDRDNDLRLAQHITYVHQHSKQPPSQFQPLDMKLMRRYITMCKSKQPAIPETLADYLTAAYVEMRKEARTNKDTTFTSARTLLAVLRLSTALARLRMEDVVEKEDVNEAMRLMEMSKDSLLGDKGQTTRTQRPADVIFATIREMVPEKGPRSIKFSEAEQRCVSKGFTPAQFEAALEEYEELNIWLINQARTKITFV; from the exons ATGCCCCGAGACTACCTGGCCGAGAAAG AAAAATGCAAGACATTCCTGCAAGAATTTTATAAGGATGATGAGTTTGGGAAGAAACACTTCAAGTATGGAACTCAGCTG ACAAATATTGCTCACAGAGAACAGGTTTCTCTATATATTGATCTGGATGACCTGGCTGAAGAAGACCCTGAATTGGTGGATTCTATCTGTGAGAACACGAGGAGATACACCAATCTCTTTGCTGATGCTGTCCATGAGCTATTACCtcaatataaagaaaaagag GTGATTAACAAAGATGCCTTGGATGTGTATATTGAGCATCGGCTGATGGTTGAACAGCGAGGTAGAGACCCAAATGAGATCCGGGATGCTCAGAACCAGTATCCACCAGAACTAATGCGCAGATT TGAGCTGTACTTTAAGGCACCATCGAGTGCCAAGGCCCGTGTGGTTCGAGATGTGAAGGCAGATTCCATTGGCAAGCTTGTTACAGTCAGAGGTATTGTAAccagagtaacagaggtcaaacCAATGATGGTTGTGGCAACATACACATGTGACCAGTGTGGAGCAGAGACTTACCAGCCT ATACAATCACCTACCTTTATGCCAATAATAATGTGTCCCAGCAAAGAGTGCCAAACAAACCGGTCTGGTGGAAGGCTGTATCTGCAGACGCGTGGGTCCAAGTTCATAAAGTTCCAAGAGGTCAAGATTCAGGAGCAT AGTGACCAAGTTCCAGTCGGAAATATTCCTCGctgcatgtctgtgtttgtaaAAGGGGAGAACACTCGCCTGACGCAACCCGGTGACCATGTTAGCATTACTGGTGTGTTCCTACCAATGCTGAAGACTGGATTTAGGCAGGTGGTACAG GGGTTGCTTTCTGAAACCTACATGGAGGCACATTGCCTGGTAAGGATGAATAAGACTGAGGATGATGAGCTGGGAACTGAGGAGCTGAGTGAGGAAGAGCTTAGGCAGATCACAG AGGAAGATTTCTATGAAAAACTTGCAGCTTCCATTGCTCCGGAAATCTATGGGCATGAGGATGTAAAGAAGGCACTTCTGCTCCTCCTTGTGGGTGGTGTTGACCACTCTCCACGTGGCATGAAGATTAGAG GAAACATTAACATTTGCCTGATGGGAGACCCAGGAGTAGCAAAATCCCAACTTTTGTCATACATTGATCGTCTGGCACCACGCA GTCAGTACACAACTGGTCGTGGGTCCTCTGGTGTTGGTCTCACAGCTGCAGTAATGAAGGATCAAGTGACTGGGGAAATGACCCTGGAAGGTGGTGCTCTGGTTTTGGCAGACCAGGGTGTGTGCTGCATTGATGAATTTGACAAAATGATGGACAGTGACAGAACAGCTATTCATGAGGTTATGGAACAGCAGACAATTTCCATTGCCAAA GCTGGGATAATGACCTCTCTAAATGCCCGATGCTCCATCCTTGCTGCCGCTAATCCAGCATATGGAAGATACAACCCAAAGAAAACTATAGAACAAAACATCCAGTTACCTGCTGCCTTGCTCTCTCGATTTGACCTACTGTGGCTTATTCAAGATAAACCAGACCGAGACAATGATCTCAG gctTGCACAACACATTACCTATGTCCATCAGCACAGCAAGCAACCACCTTCCCAGTTCCAGCCTTTGGACATGAAACTAATGAG GCGCTACATCACAATGTGCAAGAGTAAACAGCCTGCAATCCCTGAAACCCTGGCTGACTACCTAACTGCTGCATATGTAGAGATGAGGAAAGAGGCACGGACCAACAAGGATACTACATTCACCTCCGCTCGAACCTTGCTCGCTGTCCTTAGACTGTCCACTGCTCTG GCACGATTGCGTATGGAGGATGTCGTAGAGAAGGAGGATGTGAATGAGGCTATGAGGCTCATGGAAATGTCCAAAGACTCCCTACTAGGAGACAAAGGGCAGACCACCAG GACACAGCGACCCGCTGATGTAATTTTTGCCACAATACGTGAAATGGTCCCAGAAAAAGGGCCACGAAGTATCAAGTTTTCAGAAGCAGAGCAGCGTTGTGTGTCTAAAGGCTTTACACCAGCCCAGTTTGAAGCGGCTTTGGAAGAATATGAGGAGCTGAATATTTGGCTGATTAACCAGGCCCGTACGAAGATCACCTTTGTGTAA